A window from uncultured Fusobacterium sp. encodes these proteins:
- a CDS encoding ATP-binding protein yields the protein MKIAVLSGKGGTGKTTVSTNLAFISKDLIIDTDIEAPNSHIFLKGKDFVENSVFTFYPKIDMEKCNLCGECGKFCRYNAIIPAKNRVIVFEESCHFCGGCELVCKNKAISWEKREIGKILEGRTFFDSEMKYGKLNIGEMSGVKIIKQLYKETKKENFIIDCPPGTACTTFTAVEKADFAIVVTESSPFGLSDMKLVIKLLEKLKIPFGVVINKAGLTEDETEIYCNEKNIEILGKIPFDKEIAQLYSKGELIVNSSQKYRDIFKEILEKVKKYGM from the coding sequence ATGAAAATAGCTGTTTTAAGTGGAAAAGGTGGAACAGGAAAAACAACTGTTAGTACAAACCTTGCTTTCATAAGTAAAGACTTAATAATTGATACAGATATTGAAGCTCCAAATTCTCATATTTTTTTAAAAGGAAAAGATTTTGTTGAAAACTCTGTTTTTACTTTTTATCCTAAAATAGATATGGAAAAATGTAATCTTTGTGGAGAGTGTGGAAAGTTTTGTCGATATAATGCTATTATTCCAGCTAAAAATCGTGTGATAGTTTTTGAAGAAAGTTGCCATTTTTGTGGTGGTTGTGAATTAGTTTGTAAAAATAAAGCTATCTCTTGGGAAAAAAGAGAGATTGGAAAAATATTAGAAGGAAGAACGTTTTTTGACTCAGAGATGAAATATGGAAAGTTAAATATTGGGGAGATGTCAGGAGTTAAAATAATAAAACAATTGTATAAAGAAACAAAAAAAGAGAATTTTATTATAGATTGTCCTCCAGGTACAGCTTGTACTACATTTACAGCAGTAGAAAAGGCTGATTTTGCAATAGTTGTAACTGAATCCTCTCCTTTTGGTTTAAGTGATATGAAACTAGTTATAAAACTTTTGGAAAAATTAAAAATTCCTTTCGGAGTGGTAATAAATAAAGCTGGTTTAACTGAAGATGAAACTGAGATATATTGTAATGAAAAAAATATAGAGATTTTGGGGAAAATTCCTTTTGATAAAGAGATTGCCCAACTTTATTCTAAGGGAGAATTAATTGTTAACTCTTCACAAAAATATAGAGATATTT
- a CDS encoding NifB/NifX family molybdenum-iron cluster-binding protein, with product MKVAIALEENKYEAQVDRRVGRAPYFLIIDIETNNYEIIENEAKDEVTGAGLKVIKNLITLGIDILIAGDVGPKAAVLIEEFDLPVYKLGELTSVDEVLKAFKEKKLEKFDFSNKSQGLRMA from the coding sequence ATGAAAGTAGCAATAGCATTAGAGGAAAATAAATATGAAGCTCAAGTTGACAGAAGAGTAGGAAGAGCTCCATATTTTTTAATAATAGATATAGAAACAAATAATTATGAGATTATAGAAAATGAAGCTAAAGATGAAGTAACAGGAGCAGGTTTAAAAGTTATAAAAAATTTAATAACACTGGGAATAGATATTTTAATAGCTGGAGATGTAGGACCTAAAGCAGCTGTTTTAATTGAAGAGTTCGATCTTCCAGTTTATAAATTGGGAGAATTAACATCTGTAGATGAAGTTTTAAAAGCTTTTAAGGAGAAAAAATTAGAAAAATTTGATTTTTCTAATAAATCACAAGGGTTAAGAATGGCATAA